A genomic stretch from Bacillus sp. N1-1 includes:
- the vrrA gene encoding VrrA/YqfQ family protein, whose protein sequence is MNQFPPSPQSGPGPGMGFPFSGGGFQGPGPGFSQPPQTGTGGLLSRFLGGGGTQAGGLPMPPGSFPAMQRGAIPGFPQQAGMLSRFLPGAGQGGMDMMGMIQNVQKVMQAADTIKPMVQQYGPMVKQLPEMIALFKEYQKSSGETEDDKDSEADETPKKAKKSSKKTKGKTPPITNAKKKSKPISNEQSIKSKPKLYV, encoded by the coding sequence ATGAATCAATTTCCTCCCTCCCCTCAAAGTGGTCCGGGTCCTGGCATGGGCTTTCCATTTTCCGGCGGAGGGTTTCAAGGTCCCGGCCCAGGCTTTTCACAGCCTCCACAAACAGGAACTGGAGGACTATTATCTAGGTTTTTAGGCGGTGGGGGAACTCAAGCAGGGGGACTCCCTATGCCTCCAGGTTCATTTCCAGCAATGCAGCGTGGGGCGATACCTGGTTTTCCTCAGCAGGCCGGGATGTTATCACGATTTCTTCCAGGTGCCGGCCAGGGTGGTATGGATATGATGGGCATGATCCAAAATGTTCAAAAAGTGATGCAAGCTGCCGACACAATTAAACCTATGGTACAGCAATACGGACCAATGGTAAAACAACTGCCAGAAATGATCGCTTTATTTAAAGAATACCAAAAATCCTCAGGGGAAACAGAAGATGATAAAGATAGCGAAGCAGACGAAACACCTAAGAAAGCAAAAAAATCTTCTAAAAAAACAAAAGGTAAAACCCCTCCAATAACAAACGCAAAGAAAAAATCAAAACCGATTTCAAATGAACAAAGTATTAAATCAAAACCTAAACTCTATGTTTAA
- a CDS encoding 4-hydroxy-3-methylbut-2-enyl diphosphate reductase: MKVTKISPRGYCYGVVDAMVIARNAALDKTLPRPIFILGMIVHNKHVTDAFEDDGIITLDGPNRMEILKKVESGTVIFTAHGVSPQVRELAEEKGLTVLDATCPDVTVTHDLIREKQQEGYHVIYIGKKGHPEPEGAMGIAPEIVHLVEKPEEVDDLQINSEKIIITNQTTMSQWDVQEIMERATERYPHAVIHNEICNATQVRQEAVAEQAGDTDLVLVVGDPKSNNSNRLAQVSIEVAGTPAYRITDISELQLEWLEGVKTVGVTAGASTPTPITKEVIRFLDQYDPENEDTWVRERKVPSSKILPKVKVKK; this comes from the coding sequence ATGAAAGTAACTAAAATTTCACCTAGAGGTTATTGTTATGGCGTTGTGGATGCAATGGTCATTGCACGCAATGCAGCGCTTGATAAAACTTTACCGCGCCCGATTTTTATTCTCGGGATGATCGTTCATAATAAACATGTAACAGATGCTTTTGAAGATGATGGCATTATTACCCTTGATGGACCGAACCGTATGGAAATTCTTAAGAAGGTAGAATCCGGAACGGTTATTTTCACTGCTCATGGCGTTTCGCCTCAAGTTCGTGAGCTAGCTGAAGAAAAGGGGCTAACTGTCCTTGATGCTACTTGCCCCGATGTGACGGTAACGCATGATTTAATTCGTGAAAAACAACAAGAAGGCTATCACGTCATTTATATTGGTAAAAAAGGACACCCCGAACCTGAAGGAGCCATGGGAATCGCTCCTGAAATCGTACATCTTGTTGAAAAACCAGAAGAGGTCGATGATCTTCAAATTAACAGTGAAAAGATTATTATTACAAACCAAACGACAATGAGTCAGTGGGATGTACAAGAAATTATGGAAAGAGCGACCGAACGGTACCCGCATGCCGTTATCCATAATGAAATTTGTAACGCAACTCAAGTACGTCAAGAAGCCGTCGCCGAACAGGCTGGTGATACAGATTTAGTTCTTGTCGTCGGAGACCCAAAAAGTAATAATTCAAACCGCCTCGCGCAAGTATCAATTGAAGTTGCAGGAACACCTGCATACAGAATTACCGATATTTCAGAATTACAACTTGAGTGGCTTGAAGGAGTTAAAACAGTCGGTGTGACTGCTGGTGCTTCTACTCCAACTCCTATTACGAAAGAAGTGATCCGTTTTCTTGATCAATATGATCCAGAAAATGAAGATACATGGGTACGAGAAAGAAAGGTACCTTCATCCAAAATTCTTCCTAAAGTAAAAGTGAAAAAGTAA
- a CDS encoding Nif3-like dinuclear metal center hexameric protein — MTKLVSGQAIIQEFESWSKKKYAEEGDPIGLQVGSLNKKIKKVMTALDVLPNVVEEAVDEGVDLIIAHHPILYRPLKKINLDTAQGKMIETLIKHDITVYAAHTNLDVAPGGVNDMLAEALGLKDTSVLVETFQRELKKVVVFVPASHQEEVRNALANAGAGSIGEYSDCTFTSQGTGRFKPTDYAKPFIGEAGALEAVDEVKIESIFYADQQATIINAIKKAHPYEEVAYDIYPLDNEPEKLGLGRVGQLEKEMTLESFAGFVKEKLSAGGVRIVGDLQSTIKKVAVLGGDGNKFINAARFSGADVFVSGDIYYHVAHDAMIEGLQIIDAGHNIEKIMIEGVRKKLLAFLEEKRYETEIISSQEKTDPFQFR; from the coding sequence ATGACTAAGCTAGTTTCGGGCCAGGCTATTATTCAAGAATTTGAATCCTGGTCTAAAAAGAAATATGCAGAAGAGGGAGACCCGATCGGGCTACAGGTTGGCAGTCTTAACAAGAAAATTAAAAAAGTGATGACTGCACTTGATGTTCTTCCCAATGTTGTTGAAGAAGCGGTGGATGAAGGTGTCGATTTAATTATAGCGCATCATCCTATCCTTTATCGACCGCTTAAAAAAATCAATTTAGATACAGCGCAGGGTAAAATGATTGAAACGCTCATTAAGCATGATATTACAGTGTATGCTGCGCACACGAACTTGGATGTGGCACCTGGTGGTGTGAACGATATGCTGGCAGAAGCGTTAGGATTAAAAGATACTAGCGTTCTCGTGGAAACATTTCAGAGGGAGCTAAAAAAGGTTGTCGTTTTTGTACCGGCATCTCACCAGGAAGAGGTAAGAAATGCTCTTGCTAACGCGGGAGCTGGTTCTATAGGTGAATATAGTGATTGTACCTTTACCTCTCAAGGGACCGGAAGATTTAAGCCAACTGACTATGCAAAGCCGTTCATTGGTGAGGCAGGCGCTTTAGAAGCCGTAGATGAAGTGAAAATTGAAAGTATCTTCTATGCAGATCAACAAGCAACAATTATAAATGCTATAAAGAAGGCGCATCCATACGAAGAAGTAGCATATGATATTTATCCACTCGATAATGAACCAGAAAAGTTAGGTCTAGGTAGAGTTGGTCAACTTGAAAAAGAAATGACCTTAGAAAGCTTTGCCGGTTTTGTGAAAGAAAAGCTTAGTGCAGGTGGCGTCCGGATTGTCGGAGATCTTCAATCTACGATTAAAAAAGTAGCTGTATTAGGTGGAGACGGTAATAAATTTATAAACGCCGCTCGCTTTAGTGGAGCAGATGTTTTTGTCTCAGGGGATATTTATTACCACGTGGCACATGATGCAATGATCGAAGGGCTTCAAATCATAGATGCAGGACATAATATTGAAAAAATCATGATCGAGGGCGTGCGTAAGAAATTGTTAGCTTTCCTAGAAGAGAAGCGATATGAAACAGAGATTATTTCCTCTCAAGAGAAAACAGATCCATTTCAATTTAGATAA
- a CDS encoding tRNA (adenine(22)-N(1))-methyltransferase TrmK, with the protein MNDKLLSERLKTVANFVPEGSSVADIGSDHAYLPCYLMNKQRITFAVAGEINEGPYQSAVNQVKRSGFTKEITVRKGNGLEVLSPGEVDVITIAGMGGQLIRDILLEGREKLTNVKRLVLQPNVAAHLLRERLSDLDWELVDECILEEDHKVYEVLVFDAGNGMRPYEGMSDKELRKSMLVGPILLKNQNEAFRKKWQNELTKRERILTSLTKTHGVSDKEAMVKNERDIIKEVLS; encoded by the coding sequence ATGAACGATAAATTATTATCAGAGCGTTTAAAAACGGTAGCAAACTTTGTTCCAGAAGGAAGTAGTGTAGCGGATATTGGATCTGATCATGCGTATTTACCTTGCTATTTAATGAATAAACAGCGCATCACTTTTGCAGTAGCAGGTGAAATAAATGAAGGTCCTTATCAATCAGCCGTTAACCAAGTTAAACGTAGCGGCTTCACGAAAGAAATCACAGTGCGTAAAGGTAATGGTCTTGAAGTACTTTCTCCTGGAGAAGTAGATGTCATTACAATTGCTGGAATGGGCGGTCAATTGATTCGAGATATTCTACTAGAGGGAAGAGAGAAGTTAACGAACGTAAAGCGACTGGTCCTACAACCAAATGTGGCTGCACATCTTCTACGTGAACGACTTTCCGATTTAGATTGGGAGCTAGTTGATGAATGCATTCTTGAAGAAGATCATAAGGTTTACGAAGTTCTTGTGTTCGATGCAGGAAATGGCATGCGTCCTTATGAAGGAATGTCTGATAAAGAGCTGCGAAAAAGTATGTTAGTTGGTCCGATACTTTTAAAAAATCAAAATGAAGCCTTCCGGAAAAAGTGGCAAAATGAATTAACGAAGAGGGAACGGATCTTAACGTCGTTAACAAAAACACACGGTGTTTCAGATAAAGAAGCAATGGTGAAAAATGAGCGGGACATTATTAAGGAGGTTCTTTCATGA
- the cccA gene encoding cytochrome c550 has protein sequence MKKNPLIPFAWTAVIGLILIIGVSFWALQQDGKESAEGEGEKQEQAEAAAPEDIYAQNCASCHGGDLGGQVGPALNAVGGKYSKDEILDIINNGKGSGMPAGLIQGEQAEAVAQWLSEKK, from the coding sequence ATGAAAAAGAATCCGCTTATTCCATTTGCATGGACAGCCGTTATCGGATTAATTCTCATTATTGGTGTTTCTTTCTGGGCATTGCAACAGGACGGCAAAGAGAGCGCTGAGGGCGAAGGTGAAAAGCAAGAACAGGCTGAAGCAGCTGCACCTGAAGATATTTACGCTCAAAATTGTGCATCTTGTCACGGTGGTGATCTTGGTGGCCAGGTAGGACCAGCTCTAAATGCGGTTGGAGGAAAGTACTCCAAGGATGAAATTCTCGACATTATTAATAATGGTAAAGGCTCCGGAATGCCTGCGGGACTCATTCAAGGAGAACAGGCTGAAGCAGTTGCTCAGTGGCTTTCCGAGAAAAAATAA
- a CDS encoding AMP-binding protein — translation MTKLLHETIGAMLERQVNQFGSKEAVVYAKENVRYTFSEFNSEVNSVAKSLLDLGVAKGEHVAVWATNVPEWLLLQFATAKIGAVLVTVNTNYQSTELEYVLKQSDATHLFIIDGFKGTSYPKAFLDLKKSGDQVVNGKCAFHDLPYLKHAIYIGSDPHPSFMSWSEFIQCGKSKSEEELDIRKKELDPDDVINMQYTSGTTGFPKGVMLTHYNILNNGYQIGQCMKLTEEDRLCIPVPFFHCFGCVLGTLAAFSAGATIVPIVEFEPNLVLKTVEQEKCTALHGVPTMFIAELNLPEFDTFDLRSLRTGIMAGSPCPIEVMKNVINKMNMEEITIAYGQTESSPVITQTRTYDPIEYRVNSVGQALPGVEVKIIDPLTSKEVQENQIGELCTRGYHVMKGYYHMPDATKQVIDQDGWLHTGDLAKMNESGYVQITGRLKDMIIRGGENVYPREIEEFLYTHPAVQDVQVIGVPDEKYGEIVVACIQLKENETITPADILHFCEGKIAKYKIPSHIFFVDDYPMTASGKIPKYKLRETAVKWANLHSKLEK, via the coding sequence ATGACGAAATTGCTTCATGAGACGATTGGGGCGATGCTTGAAAGACAGGTTAATCAATTTGGCTCGAAAGAAGCTGTCGTATATGCAAAAGAAAATGTTCGGTACACCTTCAGTGAATTTAATAGTGAAGTTAATTCAGTTGCCAAATCGCTACTTGATTTAGGCGTGGCTAAAGGAGAGCATGTTGCCGTATGGGCAACGAATGTACCTGAATGGCTACTATTGCAATTTGCCACTGCTAAAATAGGCGCGGTACTTGTTACTGTGAATACGAACTATCAGTCAACTGAACTGGAGTACGTTCTCAAGCAATCTGATGCCACTCATCTATTTATAATTGATGGTTTCAAAGGTACTTCTTATCCAAAAGCATTTCTTGATCTGAAGAAAAGCGGGGACCAGGTTGTTAATGGGAAATGCGCCTTTCATGATCTCCCTTATTTAAAACATGCGATTTATATCGGATCAGATCCACATCCTTCTTTTATGTCATGGAGTGAATTCATTCAATGTGGTAAGTCAAAGTCAGAAGAGGAATTGGATATAAGGAAGAAAGAGCTTGATCCTGATGATGTGATCAATATGCAATATACGTCAGGGACTACGGGGTTTCCAAAAGGTGTTATGCTTACTCATTACAATATCCTTAATAACGGCTATCAGATTGGTCAGTGTATGAAGCTAACAGAAGAAGATCGTCTCTGTATTCCTGTGCCTTTCTTTCATTGTTTTGGCTGTGTATTAGGTACTTTAGCTGCTTTTTCAGCAGGAGCCACCATCGTTCCTATTGTTGAATTTGAGCCTAATCTTGTATTGAAGACGGTGGAACAGGAGAAGTGCACAGCACTTCACGGGGTTCCTACAATGTTTATTGCGGAGCTCAATCTTCCTGAGTTTGATACATTTGATTTACGATCTTTGCGTACCGGAATCATGGCTGGAAGTCCTTGTCCAATTGAAGTAATGAAAAATGTGATCAACAAAATGAATATGGAGGAAATTACGATTGCTTATGGTCAAACGGAATCTTCTCCAGTTATTACCCAAACTAGAACTTATGACCCGATTGAATACAGAGTAAATTCTGTTGGTCAAGCTTTACCTGGTGTTGAGGTTAAAATCATAGATCCTCTAACAAGCAAAGAAGTTCAGGAAAATCAGATAGGAGAATTATGTACAAGAGGTTACCATGTGATGAAAGGGTATTATCACATGCCCGATGCGACGAAGCAGGTAATTGACCAGGATGGTTGGCTACATACCGGAGATTTAGCGAAAATGAATGAGAGCGGGTATGTGCAGATTACAGGGCGATTAAAGGATATGATTATTCGTGGTGGGGAGAATGTGTACCCTCGTGAAATTGAAGAATTTTTGTATACACATCCTGCAGTTCAGGACGTTCAAGTTATTGGTGTTCCAGATGAGAAATACGGCGAAATCGTTGTGGCTTGTATTCAATTGAAAGAGAATGAAACGATCACCCCTGCCGATATTCTTCATTTTTGTGAAGGAAAAATTGCAAAATATAAAATTCCTTCTCATATCTTTTTTGTCGATGACTATCCAATGACTGCTTCCGGAAAAATCCCAAAATATAAACTCCGTGAAACCGCGGTAAAGTGGGCTAATCTTCATTCTAAATTAGAGAAATAA
- a CDS encoding acyl-CoA dehydrogenase family protein translates to MNFDLTKEQKMIQKMIREFADEKVAPGAEQRDKEKRFPKEIFQQLGELGIMGLPFPEEYGGGGADTISFAIVVEELSRACGSTGITYSAHVSLGGAPLHLFGTEEQKQKYLAPICSGESLGAFGLTEPNAGSDAGGTETEASLNDGKWVINGNKCYITNASYADHLALTAITNRKDGEKEISAIIAPTSAPGFRVIDNYEKLGLHSSNTTELVMEDVVVPEENLLGKRGDGFRQFLITLDGGRIGIGAMGVGIAQAAYEKALQYANERKQFGRSISRFQAIQFKLADMAMKIELARTMVYKAAWLKDQGKKFTKEASICKLYASEICMEVCDQAVQIHGGNGYMRDYHVERYFRDAKLLEIGEGTSEIQRMVIAREIGC, encoded by the coding sequence ATGAATTTTGACTTAACGAAAGAGCAAAAAATGATTCAAAAGATGATTAGAGAGTTTGCGGATGAGAAAGTTGCACCTGGTGCAGAACAAAGAGATAAGGAAAAGAGGTTTCCTAAAGAGATTTTTCAACAACTAGGTGAACTGGGTATTATGGGTCTTCCATTTCCAGAAGAGTATGGTGGTGGAGGAGCAGATACAATAAGCTTTGCCATTGTCGTAGAAGAATTAAGCCGTGCGTGCGGGTCAACTGGAATTACTTATTCCGCTCACGTATCGCTTGGAGGAGCACCGCTGCACCTGTTTGGCACAGAAGAACAGAAGCAAAAATACCTTGCTCCAATTTGTTCTGGAGAGTCATTGGGTGCATTCGGATTAACTGAGCCCAATGCCGGATCAGATGCAGGAGGGACAGAAACAGAAGCCTCTCTCAATGACGGCAAGTGGGTTATTAATGGGAATAAGTGCTATATTACAAATGCATCTTACGCCGATCATCTTGCATTAACGGCGATTACAAATCGTAAAGACGGCGAAAAAGAAATAAGCGCTATAATTGCGCCTACTTCCGCACCTGGCTTTAGAGTGATTGATAATTATGAGAAATTAGGATTGCATTCGTCGAATACAACAGAACTTGTTATGGAAGACGTCGTCGTACCGGAGGAGAACCTGCTTGGGAAGCGTGGAGATGGGTTCAGACAATTTCTTATAACGCTTGATGGTGGAAGGATAGGAATTGGTGCTATGGGTGTAGGAATTGCTCAGGCGGCTTATGAGAAGGCGTTACAGTATGCAAATGAACGGAAGCAGTTTGGTCGATCAATTTCACGTTTTCAAGCCATACAATTTAAATTAGCAGATATGGCTATGAAAATAGAATTAGCTCGCACAATGGTCTACAAAGCTGCCTGGTTAAAAGACCAGGGGAAAAAGTTCACGAAAGAAGCCTCTATCTGTAAATTATATGCTTCAGAAATCTGTATGGAAGTTTGCGACCAGGCAGTGCAAATTCACGGTGGAAATGGCTATATGCGTGATTATCATGTCGAACGTTATTTTAGAGACGCGAAACTACTTGAAATTGGCGAAGGAACATCAGAGATTCAACGGATGGTCATTGCTCGGGAAATTGGTTGTTAA
- the rpoD gene encoding RNA polymerase sigma factor RpoD: MAEKPTRQPAEGELTIDQVKEQLVELGKKTSLITYSTIVERLSPFEQDSDQMDEFFEYLEEQGVEVIEDTSDNPSPQEVNKEEEFDLNDLSVPPGVKINDPVRMYLKEIGRVDLLSAKEEISLAQRIEEGDEEAKRRLAEANLRLVVSIAKRYVGRGMLFLDLIQEGNMGLIKAVEKFDYRKGYKFSTYATWWIRQAITRAIADQARTIRIPVHMVETINKLIRVQRQLLQDLGREPSPEEIGKEMDLSPEKVREILKIAQEPVSLETPIGEEDDSHLGDFIEDQDALAPSDAAAYELLKEQLEDVLDTLTDREENVLRLRFGLDDGRTRTLEEVGRVFGVTRERIRQIEAKALRKLRHPSRSKRLKDFLE; this comes from the coding sequence ATGGCTGAAAAACCAACTCGCCAACCGGCGGAAGGTGAATTAACCATCGATCAAGTGAAAGAGCAGTTAGTAGAGCTTGGAAAGAAAACAAGCTTAATTACTTACTCTACGATCGTAGAACGGTTGTCCCCATTTGAACAGGATTCCGATCAAATGGATGAATTCTTTGAATATCTAGAGGAACAAGGTGTTGAAGTCATCGAAGATACTTCAGATAATCCTTCGCCCCAAGAAGTTAATAAAGAAGAAGAATTTGATTTGAACGACTTAAGTGTTCCTCCGGGTGTCAAAATAAATGATCCGGTTCGTATGTACCTTAAAGAGATTGGCCGTGTAGACCTTCTTTCTGCAAAGGAAGAGATTAGTCTAGCACAACGTATCGAAGAAGGTGACGAAGAGGCTAAGCGTCGTCTCGCTGAAGCAAACCTTCGACTTGTTGTTAGTATTGCGAAAAGATACGTTGGACGAGGCATGCTCTTCTTAGATTTAATTCAAGAAGGGAACATGGGACTCATTAAAGCAGTTGAAAAATTCGATTATCGTAAAGGGTACAAATTTAGTACGTATGCAACGTGGTGGATTCGTCAAGCAATTACTCGAGCAATTGCAGACCAAGCTAGAACGATACGTATTCCCGTTCATATGGTCGAAACGATTAATAAATTAATTCGAGTTCAGCGTCAACTTCTTCAAGATCTTGGGCGTGAACCATCACCTGAAGAAATTGGTAAAGAAATGGATCTTTCTCCAGAGAAAGTCCGTGAAATTCTTAAGATTGCTCAAGAACCTGTCTCTCTTGAAACGCCTATTGGTGAAGAAGACGACTCCCACCTTGGAGATTTTATTGAAGATCAAGATGCCCTTGCGCCATCGGATGCTGCAGCTTATGAACTGCTGAAAGAGCAGCTTGAAGATGTTTTAGATACGCTAACTGATCGAGAAGAAAACGTATTGAGACTTCGTTTTGGGCTAGACGATGGGCGAACAAGAACACTAGAAGAAGTAGGACGCGTCTTTGGCGTTACGCGTGAGCGAATCCGACAGATTGAAGCAAAAGCTCTTCGTAAACTTCGCCATCCAAGCCGTAGCAAACGATTAAAAGATTTTCTGGAATAG
- the dnaG gene encoding DNA primase — translation MSGRIPEEKIEAIRRSTDIVDVISDYVQLKKQGRNFFGLCPFHGESTPSFSVAPDKQIYHCFGCGAGGNAFSFLMEIEGYNFVEAVQSLGQKSGIDLPEVQENQSGSAKTNSENDTIYKAHDFLAKLYNHCMVKTPEGEQARAYLNERGFSKEMIEKFQLGFAPDSWDYATSYLEKRNYPLAKVADAGLLAKREFDGKYFDRFRNRIMFPIWDPKGRPVAFGGRIIGDGEPKYLNSPETKLFQKGKFLYGFHLTRSAIRLKDQAILLEGYVDVITAYGNGVQNVVASLGTALTKDQAKLLRRQTESVVICYDSDKAGTNAATRAADELMEAGCYVRIAKMPGGLDPDDYIRTYGAERFEKDVIGAAPTVMAFKMEVFRSGKNLSDEGERIRYIEEVLKEISRLSNAVERDHYLRQLAEEFSLSLDALKQQVSQFFKEGKKSKDNAPLKRDNNARKNFYVKKKLLPAFQNAERILLAYMMRDLEVAEKVQEEVGGSFNIDEHSAIAAYLYSFYANGHEADVSQFMEQLTDPNLVKIASELAMMDLNNDVSDKELHDYIRQVLNYPEWIKIEEREKEKKEAEMKQDFVQAAKIAMEILEMKKNLKNSF, via the coding sequence ATGAGTGGCAGAATCCCAGAAGAAAAAATTGAAGCGATTCGCCGATCCACAGATATTGTTGATGTGATTAGCGATTATGTCCAACTGAAAAAGCAAGGAAGAAATTTCTTTGGCCTTTGTCCTTTTCACGGTGAAAGCACTCCTTCATTTTCAGTAGCGCCGGACAAGCAAATTTACCATTGCTTCGGATGTGGTGCTGGCGGTAACGCTTTTTCATTTTTAATGGAAATTGAAGGGTATAACTTTGTAGAAGCGGTTCAAAGTCTTGGACAAAAATCCGGTATTGACTTACCTGAAGTGCAAGAGAATCAGAGCGGTAGTGCAAAAACAAATTCTGAGAATGACACCATATATAAGGCCCATGACTTTCTCGCTAAACTATACAATCATTGTATGGTTAAGACACCGGAAGGCGAACAAGCCCGTGCTTATCTTAATGAACGAGGTTTTTCGAAAGAAATGATTGAAAAGTTCCAGTTAGGCTTTGCACCTGACTCTTGGGACTATGCAACATCGTATTTAGAAAAAAGAAACTACCCTCTCGCAAAAGTGGCTGACGCAGGCTTACTCGCCAAAAGAGAATTTGATGGAAAGTATTTCGATCGCTTTCGAAATAGGATTATGTTTCCGATTTGGGATCCAAAAGGAAGACCAGTTGCATTCGGAGGAAGAATCATAGGAGATGGCGAACCTAAATATTTAAATAGTCCGGAAACGAAGCTTTTTCAAAAAGGGAAGTTTCTCTATGGATTTCACCTTACCCGCTCTGCTATTCGCTTAAAAGATCAGGCAATCCTATTAGAAGGCTATGTTGATGTGATTACAGCATACGGAAATGGGGTACAAAACGTTGTAGCAAGTTTAGGTACGGCTTTAACGAAGGATCAAGCAAAGCTGCTGCGAAGACAGACAGAGTCCGTGGTCATTTGTTATGACTCAGACAAGGCTGGAACCAATGCTGCCACAAGAGCGGCAGACGAATTAATGGAAGCCGGGTGCTACGTTAGAATTGCAAAAATGCCAGGTGGACTAGATCCCGATGACTATATCCGGACATACGGTGCAGAACGGTTTGAAAAGGATGTAATAGGGGCAGCGCCAACGGTAATGGCTTTCAAAATGGAGGTTTTTCGATCAGGAAAAAACCTATCGGATGAAGGAGAACGAATCCGCTATATCGAAGAAGTACTTAAAGAAATTAGCCGTCTTTCTAATGCTGTTGAACGCGATCATTATTTACGGCAGCTAGCGGAAGAATTCTCACTCTCACTCGATGCTTTAAAGCAGCAGGTTTCTCAGTTTTTTAAAGAGGGGAAGAAAAGTAAGGATAATGCTCCTCTGAAAAGGGATAATAATGCTAGGAAAAATTTCTATGTTAAGAAAAAACTCTTGCCAGCATTCCAGAATGCAGAACGTATCTTACTTGCTTATATGATGCGCGATCTGGAAGTGGCAGAAAAAGTACAGGAAGAGGTTGGCGGTTCGTTTAATATTGACGAGCATAGTGCGATTGCTGCATACCTGTATAGCTTTTATGCTAACGGCCATGAAGCTGACGTGAGTCAATTCATGGAGCAGCTGACTGATCCTAACCTTGTCAAAATTGCTTCTGAACTGGCCATGATGGATTTAAATAATGACGTGTCGGACAAAGAATTACATGATTATATCCGGCAGGTGTTAAATTATCCAGAATGGATAAAGATAGAAGAGAGAGAAAAAGAAAAAAAAGAAGCGGAAATGAAGCAAGATTTTGTCCAGGCAGCCAAGATCGCTATGGAAATTCTTGAAATGAAAAAGAACTTAAAAAATTCATTTTAA
- a CDS encoding DUF188 domain-containing protein, with the protein MTKKKLTLFVDADACPVLIKEEIMSFQKALSEVETIFVASYAHMSTTFREAKWVMVDSEKEEADLYIHRHAKKGDIAVTQDYGLASLLLPKGVFVLSPRGKRYTEENISTLLHTRYLASKSRRAGKHTKGPRKFTGDDRVQFREELIKILSNYEGDYFYLSKL; encoded by the coding sequence ATGACGAAAAAGAAACTGACGCTTTTTGTCGATGCAGATGCATGTCCTGTTCTAATTAAAGAAGAAATTATGTCTTTTCAGAAAGCTCTATCAGAAGTAGAAACGATTTTTGTCGCATCTTATGCCCATATGAGCACGACGTTCCGTGAGGCGAAGTGGGTTATGGTAGACTCTGAAAAGGAAGAAGCAGATCTCTATATTCATCGTCATGCCAAAAAAGGCGATATTGCTGTGACCCAAGACTATGGTCTTGCAAGTTTGCTCCTTCCAAAAGGTGTTTTTGTTCTTTCTCCAAGAGGGAAACGGTATACAGAAGAGAACATATCGACTCTTTTACATACGCGGTACCTAGCATCTAAAAGTAGAAGAGCTGGTAAGCATACAAAAGGTCCACGAAAGTTTACCGGTGATGATCGAGTTCAATTTCGGGAAGAACTAATAAAAATATTGTCGAATTATGAAGGAGATTATTTTTATTTGTCGAAACTATAG